One window from the genome of Candidatus Didemnitutus sp. encodes:
- a CDS encoding acetylxylan esterase — MVKSLVLLFASAAAASAAVNWLPSSVPSAPANGPALCVRDFLTPEQGDAVLRAAAKEFDTRASWAAYADVMRRKIQEGAGLAPWPRRTPLNAMVSEPRAHDGYTVQNVMFEPVPGVFVGGNLYRPLRAAKLAPAVLTTHGHTPGVNAPEDWARHGRFTESVQRRSATLARCGAVVLSLDMFGYGDSLIAFGPEAHRRPFSLTMQLWTALRAVDFLASLPGVDAKRIAVTGESGGGAQAFLLAALEPRIAVSVPVVMVSGYFFGGCPCESGLPIHRSPEHFASNAMIAALAAPRPQLVVSDGKDWTQFTPESEFPFLQHVYGLFDAPTKVANVHLAGEGHDYGPAKRAAMYRFLAQQFGLKTDFDESHVALESPDALRVFKSADELPVSAWRTAEAAEAALRALQR; from the coding sequence ATGGTGAAGTCTCTGGTCTTGCTGTTCGCATCCGCCGCCGCGGCGTCGGCGGCGGTGAATTGGCTGCCGTCGTCTGTGCCGTCTGCGCCAGCGAACGGCCCGGCGTTGTGCGTGCGCGATTTTTTGACGCCCGAGCAGGGCGATGCGGTGTTGCGCGCGGCGGCGAAGGAATTCGACACGCGGGCGTCCTGGGCCGCCTATGCGGACGTGATGCGGCGGAAAATCCAGGAAGGCGCGGGCCTCGCGCCGTGGCCGCGCCGCACGCCGTTGAACGCGATGGTGAGCGAGCCGCGGGCGCACGACGGCTACACGGTGCAGAACGTGATGTTCGAGCCCGTGCCGGGGGTGTTTGTCGGCGGCAATCTCTACCGGCCGCTGCGGGCGGCGAAGCTCGCACCGGCGGTGCTGACCACGCACGGCCACACACCCGGAGTGAACGCGCCCGAGGATTGGGCGCGGCACGGAAGGTTTACCGAGAGCGTGCAGCGCCGCAGCGCGACACTGGCGCGCTGCGGCGCCGTCGTGCTCTCGCTCGACATGTTCGGCTATGGCGACTCGCTCATCGCTTTCGGCCCCGAGGCGCATCGGCGGCCGTTTTCGCTCACGATGCAGCTGTGGACGGCGCTGCGCGCGGTGGATTTTCTGGCGTCGCTGCCCGGCGTGGATGCGAAGCGCATCGCGGTGACCGGCGAATCCGGCGGCGGCGCGCAGGCGTTCCTGCTCGCGGCGCTCGAGCCGCGGATCGCGGTCAGCGTGCCGGTCGTGATGGTGTCGGGGTATTTCTTCGGCGGTTGTCCGTGCGAGAGTGGGCTGCCGATCCATCGCAGCCCGGAGCATTTCGCGAGCAATGCGATGATCGCCGCGCTCGCCGCCCCGCGGCCGCAGCTGGTGGTCTCGGACGGCAAGGACTGGACGCAGTTCACGCCGGAGAGCGAGTTTCCCTTTCTGCAGCACGTCTACGGTCTCTTCGATGCGCCGACAAAGGTGGCCAACGTCCACCTGGCGGGCGAGGGGCACGATTACGGTCCGGCGAAGCGGGCGGCGATGTATCGTTTCCTCGCGCAGCAGTTCGGTTTGAAGACGGATTTCGACGAGTCGCACGTCGCGCTGGAGTCGCCCGATGCGCTCCGGGTTTTCAAGAGCGCCGACGAGTTGCCGGTCAGCGCGTGGCGCACGGCCGAAGCGGCTGAGGCCGCACTGCGGGCGCTGCAACGCTGA
- a CDS encoding glycoside hydrolase family 95 protein, with amino-acid sequence MRLSTLAATLLLAATSSVTAATPAPTSPSGSQPSALGTQLWFSHPAAKWEEALPIGNGRLGAMVFGGTADERIQFNEDTLWLGKPHDYVRAGSGTALPEVRRLLAAGDVKAAETLARAQVLSDPVRQKAYQPFGDLRLHFPGHAAASNYRRSLELDTALASTRYNVDGVTFTRTVFASYPDNVIIVRLEADRPGALTFTLKLDSPHKDAATEPLAGSNGLTLTGRVQPDGLRFEALVTVDHEGGTLAVAENTLTLTGATTATLRLVAATSFVSWQDISGDPIARCADYLAKLAPHSYAQLLSRHIADHQKLFRRVALDLGSTPAADLPTDERLRRAKVAGNIDADPALAALEFAYGRYLLIASSRPGSQPANLQGVWNELLNPPWESKYTTNINFEMNYWLAETTGLGECHEPFFAAIDDLRISGARTAQKLYGARGWVLHHNFDLWRGTAPINNIDGIWPTGGAWLCWHLWERYLFTGDRDFLAQRAYPAMKEASLFFVDSLIREPKHGWLVTSPSFSPEQGTMTIGPAMDTQLIRALWRTTRDAARTLGRDADFAAELDAKLQQLPPDLIGQHGQLQEWLDDVDVPNNVHRHMSPLWALYPGDAFTPANAPVYAAAKKLLGWRGDGSTGWSYAWRIPLWARVGDGNMAYRQLSLLLTKRTLPNLFDLCGPFQIDGNFGATAGIVEMLLQSHQRTADGTVILDLLPALPKSWPTGSIKGLRARDGFTVDLAWRDGALTHAVIRSHLGRPALVRSGSSTLQLTLPADAERSLDAQLR; translated from the coding sequence ATGCGCCTTTCGACGCTCGCCGCCACACTCCTCCTCGCCGCCACGTCTTCGGTCACCGCGGCAACGCCCGCGCCGACTTCGCCTTCAGGCTCCCAGCCCTCAGCTCTAGGCACTCAACTCTGGTTCAGCCATCCCGCCGCCAAATGGGAAGAGGCGCTCCCGATCGGCAACGGTCGCCTCGGCGCCATGGTTTTCGGCGGCACCGCCGACGAGCGCATCCAGTTCAACGAAGACACGCTCTGGCTCGGAAAACCGCACGACTACGTTCGCGCCGGCTCCGGCACAGCCCTCCCGGAAGTCCGCCGCCTCCTCGCCGCCGGCGACGTGAAAGCCGCCGAGACGCTCGCGCGCGCCCAAGTCCTCAGCGATCCCGTCCGCCAGAAAGCCTACCAACCGTTCGGCGACCTTCGCCTGCACTTCCCCGGCCACGCCGCCGCGAGCAACTATCGCCGCTCGCTCGAACTCGATACCGCCCTCGCCTCCACGCGCTACAACGTCGACGGCGTGACCTTCACCCGCACCGTCTTCGCGAGTTACCCGGACAACGTGATCATCGTCCGCCTCGAAGCCGACCGACCCGGCGCGCTCACCTTCACGCTAAAACTCGATTCGCCGCACAAGGACGCCGCGACCGAACCGCTCGCCGGTTCAAACGGACTCACGCTCACTGGCCGCGTCCAACCCGACGGCCTCCGTTTCGAGGCGCTCGTCACTGTCGATCACGAGGGCGGCACGCTGGCCGTCGCCGAAAACACCCTCACTCTTACCGGCGCCACCACCGCCACGCTCCGCCTCGTTGCCGCGACGAGCTTCGTCTCTTGGCAGGACATCAGCGGCGATCCCATCGCGCGCTGCGCTGATTACCTCGCGAAACTTGCGCCGCATTCCTACGCGCAGCTCCTCTCGCGCCACATCGCCGATCACCAGAAACTCTTTCGTCGCGTCGCGCTCGATCTCGGCTCCACGCCCGCCGCTGATCTTCCAACCGACGAACGCCTCCGCCGCGCCAAAGTCGCCGGCAACATCGACGCCGACCCCGCGCTCGCCGCGCTCGAATTCGCCTACGGCCGCTACTTGCTCATCGCCAGCAGCCGCCCCGGTTCGCAGCCCGCCAACCTCCAAGGCGTCTGGAACGAGCTCCTCAACCCACCGTGGGAATCGAAATACACCACGAACATCAATTTCGAGATGAACTACTGGCTCGCGGAGACCACCGGCCTCGGCGAATGCCACGAGCCCTTCTTCGCCGCCATCGACGACCTGCGCATCAGCGGCGCGCGCACCGCGCAAAAGCTCTACGGCGCACGCGGCTGGGTGCTGCACCACAACTTCGACCTCTGGCGCGGCACCGCCCCGATCAACAACATCGACGGCATCTGGCCCACTGGCGGCGCCTGGCTCTGCTGGCATCTCTGGGAGCGCTACCTTTTCACCGGAGACCGCGACTTCCTCGCGCAACGCGCCTACCCGGCGATGAAGGAAGCATCCCTCTTCTTCGTCGACAGCCTCATCCGCGAACCGAAGCACGGCTGGCTCGTCACCTCGCCGTCATTTTCCCCCGAGCAAGGCACGATGACGATCGGTCCCGCGATGGACACGCAGCTCATCCGCGCCCTCTGGCGCACCACGCGCGACGCCGCGCGCACGCTCGGACGCGACGCCGACTTCGCCGCCGAGCTCGACGCAAAACTGCAACAGCTCCCGCCCGACCTCATCGGCCAGCACGGCCAGCTCCAGGAGTGGCTCGACGACGTCGACGTGCCCAACAACGTCCACCGCCACATGTCGCCCCTCTGGGCGCTGTATCCCGGCGACGCTTTCACTCCCGCCAACGCGCCTGTCTACGCCGCCGCGAAAAAGCTCCTCGGATGGCGCGGCGACGGCAGCACCGGCTGGAGCTACGCGTGGCGCATTCCGCTCTGGGCGCGCGTCGGCGACGGCAACATGGCCTACCGCCAGCTCTCGCTGCTGCTCACGAAACGCACGCTCCCGAATCTCTTCGACCTTTGCGGCCCGTTCCAGATCGACGGCAACTTCGGCGCCACGGCCGGCATCGTCGAAATGCTCCTCCAAAGCCATCAACGCACCGCCGACGGCACCGTCATCCTCGACCTGCTCCCCGCGCTCCCGAAATCGTGGCCGACGGGCAGCATTAAGGGCCTCCGCGCCCGCGACGGCTTCACCGTCGATCTCGCCTGGCGCGACGGCGCACTTACCCACGCCGTCATCCGTTCGCACCTCGGCCGCCCGGCGCTGGTTCGCTCCGGCTCGTCCACGCTGCAACTCACCTTGCCCGCCGACGCCGAGCGCTCGCTCGACGCCCAGTTGCGCTGA